Within the Cupriavidus malaysiensis genome, the region CTTGAACTGCCACCTGGCGTCGGCCTGCAGCAGGCTGGCGAACAACTGCGCGGCCGGCACGCCGGTCGCCACGCCGGACTGGATGGCCGGGTTCAGCGAGTTGATGGCGGTGATCGACAGCACGTTGAGGTTGCCGCCGCGCGCCGGCTGGGCGGGCTGGGCGGCTTGTGCGGCGGCGCTGCCGGAGACGGCGGCGCACCACATGGCCGCACTGGTGCAAAGCCCCGCCAGCAGGCGGCGCGGGCGCGTAAGACACGTCGACATCGATGCTCCCCTTTTGCCATGCCGGCCTGGCGGCGGCACGGCAGGATCGAAGGCACCCCGCGCCGGCGCGGGCAGGCGGGGGCGGCGTTCTGCATGCTGCGTGTTGCGTGTTGCGTGCTGCGTGCTGCGTGCTGCGTGCTGCGTGGTGGCTGGCATGCGGCGCGGCATGCAGTCCTGCGGGGAAGCGCCGCGGCATCGCCGCCCAGGCGCGATGCCGGCTTCGCATGGAACCGTCGAGCGGCGGAGCGGTGGAAGGTCGGACCGCCCCGGGCCGGCTGGCGCACAGGCAACCCCCGTGGCCCCTTTATATGCGAGCCAGGGAAGCTGCCGTTAGGTCCAGTTGGGACGTATCGCTTGGGCCAGCAGGATCGGCGCGCGGCGCCCCCCAGCCGGCAGGCGGGGGAGCGGCTCGCGCGCGGTCTGTCAATGGCGGATTTCCTGGGCGGGCTGGCGGGCGCCGCCCGGCAGCGCTCAGGCGGCGGTCGCAGCCAGCAGGGCCTCCACCTGCGCCAGCGCCGGCGCGTGGGCGCCGGCATGGGTCGCGGCCACGGCGGCGCTGGCGGCGGCCCAGCGGGCCTGGCGCGCGGGCGCGGCACCGGGCTCGCGCAGCAGGCCGGCCATCCAGCCGCCCATGGCGGCGTCGCCGCAGCCGACGGTGTCGGCCACGGCCACGGCGAAGGCCGGCTGCTCGTAGCGCTGCGCGCCATCCAGCAGCACCATGCCTTGCGCGCCGCGCGTCAGCAGCACGCGCGCGCGCGGCGCCAATGCGCGCAGCGCGGCCAGCGCGCCGGCTTCGTCGTGCCGCGGGTAGAGGCCGCGCAGGTCCTCGTCCGAGACCTTGATGTAGTCGGCCAGACGTGCCAGGTGGGCGAACACCTCGGCGTAGTCCGGCGCGCGCATCGGCTCGCGGAAGTTGGGATCGAAGGCGATGCGCTTGCCGGCGGCGCTGGCCAGCGTGGCCTCCTCGCACAGGCGCGCAGCCAGCGGCTGGCGCGCCAGGCTGAGCGAGCCGAAATGCACCACGCGGGCCGCCTGGCGCCAGCCCTGCGGCAGGCGCGCCGGATCGAAATGGAGGTCGGCGCTGTCGTCGCCGACGAAGAAATAGCGCGGCGGATGCTGGGCACCGACGAAGGCCAGCAAGGGCGAGCGCGGCACCCGCTGCAGGAAGCGCAGGTCGAGGCCGGCGTCCGCGCTGGCCTCGGCGAGCTGGTCGCCCAGCTGGTCCTCGCTGATGGCGCCGGCAAAGGCCGTCGGCACGCCCAGGCGCGCGCCGACGCGCGCCACGTTCCAGCACGAGCCGCCCGGCAGGCCCAGCCATTGCTGGCCGCCCTGGTGGACCATGTCGGTCAGGGCCTCGCCGAACACGACGTAGGCAGGCAGGGTGGCATTCATCCGGCGATCTCCTCGGGCAGCGCGGCTGCGCTGGCGGCACTGGCGGCACTGGTGGCAGCGGCCGCCGTGGCGGCGGCACGCGCGCGGCGGATCAGGGCGGCCGTGGAGGCATCGTGCGCGCACGCCGGCCCGCCCTCCAGCTCGCGCGCGATGGGCGCGGCGAGCTGCTTGCCCAGCTCCACGCCCCACTGGTCGAAGGAATTGATGTTCCACAGGGCGCCCTGCACGAAGGTGCGGTGCTCGCACAGGGCTAGCAGCGCGCCGAGATGGCGCGGGTCGAGCCGCTGCAGCAGCAGGGTATTGCTGGGACGGTTGCCTTCGAACACCAGGTGCGGCACCAGTGCCTCGTCGCGCACGCCCTGCGCACGCACCTCGTCGGCGGTGCGCCCGCGCAGCAGCGCCTCGGACTGGGCGAAGCAGTTGGCCAGCAGCTTGCTGTGATGGCCGGGCACCGCGTGCACCGGCTCCAGCGCGGCAATGAAGTCCACCGGCACCCAGTGCGAGCCCTGGTGCATCATCTGGAAGTAGGCATGCTGCCCGTTGGTGCCGGTGGTGCCCCACACCACCGGCGCGGTCCCGCAGGCGGCCGGCGTGCCGTCGAGCTGCACCGACTTGCCGTTGCTCTCCATCTCCAGTTGCTGCAG harbors:
- a CDS encoding carbohydrate kinase family protein; its protein translation is MNATLPAYVVFGEALTDMVHQGGQQWLGLPGGSCWNVARVGARLGVPTAFAGAISEDQLGDQLAEASADAGLDLRFLQRVPRSPLLAFVGAQHPPRYFFVGDDSADLHFDPARLPQGWRQAARVVHFGSLSLARQPLAARLCEEATLASAAGKRIAFDPNFREPMRAPDYAEVFAHLARLADYIKVSDEDLRGLYPRHDEAGALAALRALAPRARVLLTRGAQGMVLLDGAQRYEQPAFAVAVADTVGCGDAAMGGWMAGLLREPGAAPARQARWAAASAAVAATHAGAHAPALAQVEALLAATAA